A part of Pseudomonas sp. HR96 genomic DNA contains:
- the murJ gene encoding murein biosynthesis integral membrane protein MurJ, with the protein MNLLKSLAAVSSITMISRVLGFVRDTIVARIFGAGMATDAFFIAFKLPNLLRRIFAEGAFSQAFVPILAEYKQQKGEEATRTFVAYVAGLLTLALTLVTVAGMLAAPWVIWATAPGFATTPEKFQLTSDLLRVTFPYILLISMSSFVGAILNTWNRFSVPAFTPTLLNLSMIVFALFLTPYFHPPVMALGWAVVVGGALQLCYQLPHLKKIGMLVLPRINFRDSGALRVMKQMLPAILGVSISQISLIINTIFASFLVAGSVSWMYYADRLMELPSGVLGVALGTILLPTLARTYANKDRHEYSRILDWGLRLCFVMVLPCALALCILAEPLTVALFQYGKFSALDAAMTQRALIAYSVGLLGIILIKVLAPGFYAQQNIRTPVKIGLFTLVVTQVFNLLLISHLQHAGLALAISLGATMNAGLLFWKLRQQNLFEPQPGWTPFLVKLVIAVLAMSAVLLGLMHVMPAWTDGGMLQRFGRLGLVVGAGVLVYFGLLFAMGFRLKDFARRGLT; encoded by the coding sequence ATGAACCTCCTTAAATCCCTGGCTGCAGTCAGCTCCATCACCATGATCTCGCGGGTGCTGGGCTTTGTCCGCGATACCATCGTGGCGCGCATCTTCGGCGCCGGCATGGCCACCGACGCCTTCTTCATCGCCTTCAAGCTGCCCAACCTGCTGCGCCGGATCTTCGCCGAAGGGGCCTTCTCCCAGGCCTTCGTGCCGATCCTGGCCGAATACAAGCAGCAAAAGGGCGAGGAGGCGACGCGCACCTTCGTCGCTTATGTGGCTGGCCTGCTGACCCTGGCCCTGACCCTGGTGACCGTTGCCGGCATGCTCGCCGCGCCTTGGGTGATCTGGGCCACGGCTCCCGGCTTCGCCACCACTCCGGAAAAATTCCAGCTCACCAGCGACCTGCTGCGGGTGACCTTCCCCTATATATTGCTGATCTCCATGTCGTCTTTCGTCGGGGCGATCCTCAACACCTGGAACCGCTTTTCGGTGCCGGCCTTCACCCCGACCCTGCTCAACCTGTCGATGATCGTCTTTGCCCTCTTCCTCACCCCGTACTTCCATCCGCCGGTGATGGCGCTGGGCTGGGCCGTGGTGGTCGGCGGCGCGTTGCAACTGTGCTACCAGCTGCCGCACCTGAAGAAGATCGGCATGCTGGTGCTGCCGCGCATCAACTTTCGCGACAGCGGCGCGCTGCGGGTCATGAAGCAGATGCTGCCGGCGATCCTCGGCGTGTCCATCAGCCAGATCTCGCTGATCATCAACACCATTTTCGCCTCCTTCCTGGTGGCCGGCTCGGTGTCGTGGATGTACTACGCCGACCGCCTGATGGAGCTGCCGTCCGGGGTGCTCGGCGTGGCCCTGGGCACCATCCTGCTGCCGACCCTGGCGCGCACCTACGCCAACAAGGACCGCCACGAGTACTCGCGGATTCTCGACTGGGGCCTGCGCCTGTGTTTTGTCATGGTGCTGCCCTGTGCGCTGGCCTTGTGCATCCTCGCCGAGCCGCTGACCGTGGCGCTGTTCCAGTATGGCAAGTTCAGCGCGCTGGACGCCGCCATGACCCAGCGCGCGCTGATCGCCTACTCGGTGGGGCTGCTGGGGATCATCCTGATCAAGGTGCTGGCCCCCGGTTTCTACGCCCAGCAGAACATCCGCACCCCGGTGAAGATCGGCCTGTTCACCCTGGTGGTGACCCAGGTGTTCAACCTGCTGCTGATCAGCCATCTGCAGCATGCTGGCCTGGCACTGGCGATCAGCCTGGGCGCGACCATGAACGCCGGCCTGCTGTTCTGGAAGCTGCGCCAGCAGAACCTGTTCGAGCCGCAGCCGGGCTGGACGCCGTTCCTGGTCAAGCTGGTGATCGCCGTGCTGGCCATGTCGGCGGTGCTGCTGGGCCTGATGCACGTCATGCCGGCCTGGACCGACGGCGGCATGCTGCAGCGCTTCGGCCGTCTGGGCTTGGTAGTGGGCGCCGGCGTCCTGGTGTATTTCGGTTTGCTGTTCGCCATGGGCTTTCGCCTCAAGGACTTCGCCCGCCGCGGCCTGACATGA
- a CDS encoding peptidylprolyl isomerase: MTEARIAQNTEVTLHFALHLENGDTVDSTFDKAPATFKVGDGNLLPGFEAMLFGFKAGDRKTVVVPPENAFGQPNPQNVQVMPRSQFTGMDLSEGLLVIFNDAANTELPGVVKAFDENQVTVDFNHPLAGKTLNFEVEIISVTAIQ, from the coding sequence ATGACTGAGGCGCGTATTGCTCAGAACACCGAAGTGACCTTGCATTTCGCCCTGCACCTGGAAAACGGCGACACGGTCGACAGCACCTTCGACAAGGCGCCGGCCACCTTCAAGGTCGGCGACGGCAACCTGTTGCCGGGCTTCGAAGCCATGCTGTTCGGCTTCAAGGCCGGCGACCGCAAGACTGTGGTGGTGCCGCCGGAGAACGCTTTCGGCCAACCCAACCCGCAGAACGTGCAAGTGATGCCGCGCTCGCAGTTCACCGGCATGGACCTCTCCGAAGGCCTGCTGGTGATCTTCAACGATGCCGCCAACACCGAGCTGCCGGGCGTGGTCAAAGCCTTCGACGAGAATCAGGTTACGGTGGACTTCAACCATCCACTGGCTGGCAAGACCCTGAACTTCGAAGTGGAAATTATTTCGGTCACGGCTATTCAATAG
- the ileS gene encoding isoleucine--tRNA ligase, which produces MTDYKATLNLPDTAFPMKAGLPQREPQTLQRWDSIGLYQKLREIGKDRPKFVLHDGPPYANGNIHIGHAVNKILKDMIVRSKTLSGFDAPYVPGWDCHGLPIEHKVEVTHGKNLGGDKTRELCRAYASEQIEGQKAEFIRLGVLGDWANPYKTMNFVNEAGEIRALAEMVKGGFVFKGLKPVNWCFDCGSALAEAEVEYQDKKSSTLDVAFPIADQQSLADAFGLSGLEKPAAAVIWTTTPWTIPANQALNVHPEFTYALVDVGDRLLVLAEELVESCLARYKLEGSVIATTVGKTLDQINFRHPFYDRMSPVYLADYVELGAGTGIVHSSPAYGLDDFNIYKQYGGSNDDIIGPVQSNGVYVDSLEFFGGQFVFKATQPILDKLTEVGALLHSEVITHSYMHCWRHKTPLIYRATAQWFVGMDKQPVTGDTLRLRAVKAIEETRFVPAWGQARLHSMIANRPDWCISRQRNWGVPIPFFLHKATGELHPRTVELMEEVAQRVEQQGIEAWFKLDAAELLGDEASQYDKISDTLDVWFDSGTTHWHVLRGSHPMGHASGPRADLYLEGSDQHRGWFHSSLLTGCAIDNHAPYRELLTHGFTVDENGRKMSKSLGNVIAPQKVNDTLGADIMRLWVSATDYSGEMAVSETILQRSADAYRRIRNTARFLLSNLSGFNPATDLLAPQEMIALDRWAVDRALLLQRELEEHYGEYRFWNVYSKVHNFCVQELGGFYLDIIKDRQYTTGANSTARRSCQTALYHISEALVRWIAPILAFTADELWQYLPGERNESVMLNTWYEGLSELPAGFELDRGYWDRVMAVKVAVNKELENLRAAKAIGGNLQAEVTLYAEEALAADLDKLGNELRFVLITSKAAVAPLLQAPQDAVVTEVGGLKLKVVKSGHAKCARCWHFIETVGSDPEHPEICDRCVTNISGPGEVRHYA; this is translated from the coding sequence ATGACCGACTACAAAGCCACGCTAAACCTTCCGGACACCGCCTTCCCGATGAAGGCCGGCCTGCCACAGCGCGAGCCGCAAACTCTGCAGCGCTGGGACAGCATTGGCCTGTACCAGAAGCTGCGCGAAATCGGCAAGGATCGGCCCAAGTTCGTCCTGCACGACGGCCCGCCCTACGCCAACGGCAATATCCACATCGGTCATGCGGTCAACAAGATCCTCAAGGACATGATCGTCCGCTCGAAAACCCTGTCCGGGTTCGACGCCCCCTATGTGCCGGGCTGGGACTGCCACGGCCTGCCGATCGAGCACAAGGTCGAGGTCACCCACGGCAAGAACCTGGGCGGCGACAAGACCCGCGAACTGTGCCGCGCCTACGCCAGCGAGCAGATCGAAGGTCAGAAGGCCGAATTCATCCGCCTCGGCGTGCTGGGCGATTGGGCCAATCCCTACAAGACCATGAACTTCGTCAACGAGGCCGGTGAAATCCGTGCCCTGGCGGAAATGGTCAAGGGCGGCTTCGTGTTCAAGGGCCTGAAGCCGGTCAACTGGTGCTTCGACTGCGGTTCGGCCCTGGCGGAGGCCGAGGTGGAGTACCAGGACAAGAAGTCCTCGACCCTCGACGTCGCCTTCCCGATCGCCGACCAGCAGAGCCTGGCCGACGCCTTTGGCCTGTCGGGGCTGGAAAAGCCAGCCGCTGCGGTCATCTGGACCACCACCCCGTGGACCATCCCGGCCAACCAGGCGCTCAACGTCCATCCGGAATTCACCTACGCCCTGGTCGACGTCGGTGACCGCCTGCTGGTGCTGGCCGAAGAACTGGTCGAGTCGTGCCTGGCCCGCTACAAGCTCGAAGGCTCGGTGATCGCCACCACGGTCGGCAAGACCCTGGACCAGATCAACTTCCGCCACCCGTTCTATGACCGTATGTCGCCGGTGTACCTGGCCGACTACGTCGAGCTGGGCGCCGGTACCGGTATCGTCCACAGCTCGCCAGCCTATGGCCTCGACGACTTCAATATCTACAAGCAATACGGCGGCAGCAACGACGACATCATCGGTCCGGTGCAGAGCAACGGCGTGTACGTCGACTCGCTGGAGTTCTTTGGTGGCCAGTTCGTGTTCAAGGCCACCCAGCCGATCCTCGACAAGCTGACGGAAGTCGGCGCGCTGCTGCACAGCGAAGTCATCACCCACAGCTACATGCACTGCTGGCGCCACAAGACCCCGCTGATCTACCGCGCCACCGCGCAGTGGTTCGTCGGCATGGACAAGCAGCCGGTCACTGGCGACACCCTGCGCCTGCGCGCAGTCAAGGCCATCGAAGAGACCAGATTCGTTCCGGCCTGGGGCCAGGCGCGCCTGCACTCGATGATCGCCAACCGTCCGGACTGGTGCATCTCGCGTCAACGCAACTGGGGCGTGCCGATCCCGTTCTTCCTGCACAAGGCCACCGGTGAGCTGCACCCGCGTACCGTCGAGCTGATGGAGGAAGTGGCGCAGCGCGTCGAGCAGCAAGGCATCGAAGCCTGGTTCAAGCTCGACGCCGCCGAACTGCTGGGCGACGAAGCCAGTCAGTACGACAAGATCAGCGACACCCTCGACGTCTGGTTCGACTCCGGCACCACCCACTGGCACGTGCTGCGCGGCTCGCACCCGATGGGCCATGCCAGCGGCCCGCGCGCCGACCTGTACCTGGAAGGTTCGGACCAGCACCGCGGCTGGTTCCACTCCTCCTTGCTGACCGGCTGCGCCATCGACAACCACGCGCCGTACCGCGAGTTGCTGACCCACGGCTTCACCGTCGACGAGAACGGCCGCAAGATGTCCAAGTCGCTGGGCAACGTCATCGCCCCGCAGAAGGTCAACGACACCCTGGGCGCCGACATCATGCGCCTGTGGGTCTCGGCCACCGACTACTCGGGCGAGATGGCGGTTTCCGAGACCATCCTGCAGCGCAGCGCCGACGCCTACCGGCGCATCCGCAACACCGCGCGCTTCCTGCTCTCCAACCTGAGCGGCTTCAACCCGGCCACCGACCTGCTGGCGCCGCAAGAGATGATCGCCCTCGACCGCTGGGCCGTCGACCGCGCGCTGCTGTTGCAACGCGAGCTCGAGGAGCACTACGGCGAGTACCGCTTCTGGAACGTCTACTCCAAGGTGCACAATTTCTGCGTGCAGGAGCTGGGCGGCTTCTACCTGGACATCATCAAGGACCGCCAGTACACCACCGGTGCCAACAGCACCGCGCGGCGCTCTTGCCAGACCGCGCTTTATCACATCAGCGAAGCGCTGGTGCGCTGGATCGCACCGATCCTGGCGTTCACCGCCGACGAGCTGTGGCAGTACCTGCCGGGCGAGCGCAACGAATCGGTGATGCTCAACACCTGGTATGAAGGCCTCAGTGAGCTGCCGGCCGGCTTCGAACTGGACCGCGGCTACTGGGATCGCGTCATGGCGGTGAAGGTTGCGGTCAACAAGGAACTGGAAAACCTGCGCGCGGCCAAGGCCATCGGCGGCAACCTGCAAGCCGAAGTGACCCTGTACGCCGAAGAGGCCCTGGCAGCCGACCTGGACAAGCTCGGCAACGAACTGCGCTTCGTGCTGATTACCTCCAAGGCGGCCGTTGCACCGCTGCTGCAGGCGCCGCAAGACGCCGTGGTCACCGAGGTCGGCGGGCTCAAGCTCAAGGTGGTCAAGTCCGGCCACGCCAAGTGCGCGCGCTGCTGGCACTTCATCGAAACCGTCGGCAGCGATCCGGAGCATCCGGAGATCTGCGACCGCTGCGTGACCAACATCAGCGGCCCGGGCGAGGTGCGTCACTATGCCTGA
- the ribF gene encoding bifunctional riboflavin kinase/FAD synthetase: MQLVRGLHNLRPQHRGCVATIGNFDGVHRGHQAILARLRERAAELAVPACVVIFEPQPREYFAPLTAPARLSRLRDKLELLAEEGVDLVLCLSFNDRLSQLSAAEFVDTILVDGLGVRHLEVGDDFRFGCDRLGDFDFLLQAGAMRGFSVEAAQTVELGGVRVSSTQVRKALAVADFALAEQLLGRPFGIAGRVLHGQKLARQLGWPTANVQLKRRRVPFTGVYLVSVPIGGKMWPGVANIGVRPTVAGDGRAHLEVHLLDFAGDLYDRRLTVVFHQKLRDEQRFASLEALKAAIDADVAAARAHWHDQPLIKSLK, from the coding sequence ATGCAGCTGGTTCGAGGTCTTCACAACCTGCGGCCCCAGCATCGGGGCTGTGTCGCCACTATCGGCAATTTCGACGGCGTTCACCGCGGCCACCAGGCGATCCTGGCCAGGCTGCGCGAGCGTGCCGCCGAGTTGGCGGTGCCCGCCTGCGTGGTGATTTTCGAGCCGCAGCCGCGCGAGTACTTCGCCCCGCTGACCGCACCGGCGCGCCTGTCGCGGCTGCGCGACAAGCTCGAGCTGCTGGCCGAGGAGGGCGTCGACCTGGTGCTGTGCCTGTCGTTCAACGACCGCCTGAGCCAGCTCAGTGCCGCCGAGTTCGTCGACACCATCCTCGTCGACGGCCTCGGCGTGCGTCATCTGGAAGTCGGCGACGACTTCCGCTTCGGCTGCGACCGCCTCGGTGACTTCGATTTCCTGCTGCAGGCTGGCGCCATGCGCGGCTTCAGCGTCGAGGCGGCGCAGACCGTCGAGCTGGGCGGGGTGCGAGTCAGCAGCACGCAGGTGCGCAAGGCGCTGGCCGTGGCCGATTTCGCCCTGGCCGAGCAGCTGCTGGGCCGCCCGTTCGGCATTGCCGGGCGCGTGCTGCACGGGCAGAAGCTGGCGCGCCAGCTCGGTTGGCCGACCGCCAACGTGCAGCTCAAGCGCCGCCGCGTGCCGTTCACCGGGGTCTACCTGGTCAGCGTGCCGATCGGCGGCAAGATGTGGCCGGGAGTCGCCAACATAGGCGTACGGCCAACCGTTGCAGGTGATGGCCGAGCCCACCTGGAAGTGCATTTGCTGGACTTTGCCGGGGATCTCTACGACCGGCGTTTGACGGTGGTTTTCCACCAGAAGCTGCGCGATGAGCAGCGATTCGCCTCCCTTGAGGCGCTCAAGGCAGCGATCGATGCGGATGTCGCCGCCGCTCGTGCTCATTGGCACGACCAACCGTTAATCAAGAGCCTGAAATGA
- the lspA gene encoding signal peptidase II codes for MPDVAVRTGRGQLAWLVLSVLVVVLDQVSKLYFENALNLYQQIVVIPDLFSWTLAYNTGAAFSFLADSGGWQRWFFAAIAVVVSVVLIVWLKRLGRSDTWLAVALALILGGALGNLYDRMVLGHVIDFVLVHWRNVWYFPAFNLADSAITVGAVMLALDMLKGKKAQEAVHD; via the coding sequence ATGCCTGATGTTGCCGTTCGTACCGGCCGTGGCCAGTTGGCCTGGCTGGTGCTCAGCGTGCTGGTGGTGGTCCTCGACCAGGTCAGCAAGCTGTACTTCGAGAATGCGCTGAACCTCTACCAGCAGATCGTGGTGATTCCCGACCTGTTCAGCTGGACCCTGGCCTACAACACCGGGGCGGCGTTCAGCTTTCTGGCCGACAGCGGCGGCTGGCAGCGCTGGTTCTTCGCCGCCATCGCCGTGGTGGTCAGCGTGGTGCTGATCGTCTGGCTCAAGCGCCTGGGGCGCAGCGACACCTGGCTGGCGGTCGCCCTGGCGTTGATTCTCGGTGGCGCGCTGGGCAACCTGTACGACCGCATGGTGCTCGGCCATGTGATCGACTTCGTGCTGGTGCACTGGCGCAACGTCTGGTATTTCCCGGCGTTCAACCTGGCTGACAGCGCCATTACCGTGGGCGCCGTGATGCTGGCGCTGGACATGCTCAAGGGCAAGAAAGCCCAGGAGGCCGTGCATGACTGA